From Ananas comosus cultivar F153 linkage group 2, ASM154086v1, whole genome shotgun sequence:
TTATAGACCACATGGATCATGCTCTACTTGCTGATTCTGTCAAGAGCTGGGCACTGCCTGATGTGGTTATTCAGGTATGCGCTCTTTTTATTTCATTAGTTTTCTTCTCTTGCCGTATAATGTGCTTAGTTAAACAAACAGTTCATAAAAAAAGGACCATTATATCATAGGTTGCTTTGTTATTCTGCTCTGCAGCGCTTCGTGCCAGGTGATGTTTAGAGTATCgacagaattttttttcttcttatcaGTTGATATCATCAGCTTAAAATGCAAATGAAGATACTCTTAGATTCTTAGTTTTTCCATCAGTGACTAATTATTGTTCAGTATATTCTTTTTACAATCCTTAATTTTTATTAGCTAGGCTATCTAGAATAGCCCATTTACGCTCAGTGCATTTTCAATTTTCCCCTTCCTCACGTGGCTGGCATTTCCTTTAGAGCGGATATGATTGACTATGTTAATCTGATTTTctgattttgaatattttattattttggtttGTTCTACTGTTTGCCTTCATTTCCTTTTAAACATACTTGTCCTGCTTTGACTGTGCAGAGGATCTTGTTTTGCTTACATTTCTCTTTTGTATTGTCCACCATTTTAGAAAATTCAccatttcatataattttctaATAAGTCAACGAAATGCAAATAACATAGTTATGTTGTCAGATATCATTTTCATACTCATAACCTGCTTATGCTCAGGACTGCAAATAAAAGTACTATGGTATTACAGATAAAAATATATGGTGTTCCATCTATGCTAACCTTTGTTATCAGAAAAGTGGAAATTTGGTAGTCTGCCATTTTCTTATAATGCCTTCTAAGCTTCTAGCTCATGCCGATGACAGATTGGTAGCAGGATTACTAGCAAACGAATTGGCCAGTTTCTGGATCACTGTCCTCCAGCTTCATATGTCTTGGTTGACAATCACCCATACCGTCATGATCCTTCTCATATTGTTACTCACAGAATTCAGAGTACCATAACAGAATTTGCTGATGCATTATGTAATGTCCATTTACCGAAGAAGGCCAGAGGATGGAGTAATCTCCTGAAAGCACTGAATTCAGTGGTATGAACCATCTGACTCTGGCTAGCTATATGTTGTTCTTTCTATAATCAATTTTCCATCTCCCAACAGCTTATTTAAATATCTGTTAAATTCagtaattttcttcttttttttttttgtcatcaaCTCATCTTACGGCCATATtacttgcaaaaaaaaatagtatacgTCTATTAAATTACCTTTCTCTTGGAAATAGAGGGGGCTTGGCTGCATAATGGTTTCAGAAATCATTATGCAATTGTACCAAGATTATTAGgccaattttctctttttagtcCTGTATTTTTGAGCAACTGTTTTAGTTACTACGTGCTATCTACTAGCATAGCTGAAATAGTACCAAGATAGTCTTTCTTCTCTATTTTGCTGAAGACATATCTAGCTTTATCACTCAGTGGTTAGTATATAACACATATATTGTCGTCAAGTATATGTTATCCATTTGAAGGTTACTTTGATCTCCTACTGAGAGGCGGTAGCCGTGTTCTAGTAAAGAAGAAGATGTTATGCAGTAATGTTTAAGATTTGACTGCTAGAAATCAAAAGTTGCTTTCTAGTTAGCCATTTGTGTAAAAAACACACAGATAAATATCAATTCTACTATTTATCTATTTGATTTTACGAATCAACATTTGAAGTTATGATGGCTAGAACTGCTTATGCAATGATGAACAACTTTGACCTTCTATCTTGTCATTTATTCACATAATTTATTGTATCAGTTGAATATCTTTACATATTCCACAATAAGATTACATTTAGTGTCTAATTTACATGTGCTTTTTTTAGGTTGCGCAGGAAATAGCATTTAAAATCGACTCTGAATGCATGTTAACTGAGCCATATGTAGCGCATGTAATCAGTGAAGTACTTGATAGTGATACTGCCATATTTATTGGGAACAGCATGGTCATTAGAGACTTGGACATGTATGGAAGGGGCTGGCGGAAGTCTGAAAAAACTAAAACTCATGTGATGTCATATCAGGATCCATGTTTCCATGGTATACAAGTTGCTGGAAATAGGGGCGCAAGTGGTATTGATGGTTTACTAAGCACTGCTATCGGGTTTGCAGTAGGATGCAACAAACAGGTCGGTAGCTTTCTTTTTTAATTCGCAGCAGATTGAAAGCAGACTAATATCCacgtaaataaaatatactggAGACACTGATAACTTCTATTGAGCAGTTGATTTTTAGCTTTCACATCTAGACTGGTGAAACATGATTTAGGTGCTATACTATTTTGTACAACTAACTACTGTAATATAGCAATAACCTGCCAGTTAATATTTTACAATGTACATAATTGTAGTGTACCTTTCTCTTCTATATATCACTATTTGTGCATATAACAACTATAGTAGACTGTCAAGTGATAATGTTTATGAGTATCTGTCAGGTATTTTGCATGATCGGTGATGTGTCTTTTCTTCATGATACAAATGGGCTGGCCATTCTCAATCAAAGGTTTCACCCATACTTATTCAACATTTAGTTGGTTATTCCTCTTTGTCAGATTCTCTTATGCATTTCtcttttatctaaaaaaataatagttaagTACTGTTGCTTTGTCTCACGCTTGGTGACTAGAGTCTTATAGATAGTTTGTTTGTTACATCAGTTATGTTGCCTGTATTATTAATGTAAAAATAGAGCCCTCAATTATTATGCCATTTTTAGATAGACCCAATCTTTTGGTTGCTTTGAATTGGCAGTGGTGTTAAGTTTGATGCTCTTTCTGCAATTAACCATTTACCATTAATGGAACCTGCAATATCATTTGCTGCAAAGCAGTTGGAACCTTTATTTCAACAGTGTcatcattaaatttaaaaaaaatttaccagtATAACTTACTGAAATCAAAATATGAGGGGTGTCAGTctgaagaacaaaaaaaaaaaagaggaggttATTGGGGGTCTATTTCCAAATTGGCtacagttgagggggtctcaatACAGTACTATTTATAATTAACAGGCAAAAGGACATTCTGATTCTGTATCTTAAGCATGAGAGTACTTAAGCCATCCTCTTGTTCTGTttatttcaaacaaaattaGGATGGTTTTGCCAGCAATTATAACATGAAATTACACTATAGGAACTTAGGAACAACCAGAGTAGAACATTACAGATTGACCTATAAAAGTTATGTGAAGTCTAAAATCTCTTTAAGTTCCTCTATGTTATGATAGTATATGTtatgatagtatattttatcattattcCGTAATCATGGGTATTTCTAGTTATTTATTAATTGAATTAAGCTGTTACCTCTTTCAAATTTTCAAGCTTGTAATGACTTTCTTTCTGATTTTTATGACAATTATGTGCCTAATTGAAGTTTCTAGTGAACGACCAATGAATTGGTTGAAGATTGCAACATGAATTGACTTTTCGCTGACGATTTGGAGATTctataaaataagatttatgTAAGGTCAGAATAATCATAGAGAAAGAACAGTTTTAGTGTGTATGTGTTGAAATCATTGCCAAACTGCTGCTCTTTTTTCTTGATTCTATGTATTCTTAACTAATTTAAGTAAGAGATGCCATGTAGATAACCTTGGTTAACTACCTCTTTCTAATGTCCAGCTGAATATTCTTCTTCAACAAATAGGATCTTCATgtgtgggtttttttttcttttttggagaaaaagaaTATGTGAATTTTATGAGATAGCTTACGTTGGCATCACATTCTGTCCGTCTcagtcatttttattttctatcttttACTTTTGTATATAATATTGAAGGGTGAGGAGGAAGCCTATAATTGTCATTGTAATAAACAATCATGGTGGTGCAATCTTCAGTCTTCTGCCAATTTCAAATACAACACATTCTGATGTCTTGGATAAATTCTTCTACACAGCTCATGATGTTTCTATTCAGAAACTTTGTGCAGCACACAGGTAAAGCTTTTTTCTCATACTCTGTAAATAAATTCTCCTTAATTTAAAATGAGATGGACTAAGATTAATTGCGAGCATATGTTTTCTGCTTATGATTTGTTGACTGAACTTGCAGTGTGAAACATTTACTAGTTCAGACAAAAGCAGATCTTCAAATTGCTCTCTGGAAATCCCAACAGGAACAGACTGACTGTGTAATAGAAGTTCAGAGCTGCATTGCAGATAATGCCAATTTCCATAGGTTTTATCACTCAGAATTATCTATCTATTTCAATGAATGGTTGTGCTCTTATACTGTATTGACTTGTTTTCATCGTTTTATTTCAGAATTATACGTATGTCTGCTTGTCAAGCAGCAACTCAAGCACTTGGCTTCCTTTTGGATTTTCCAGATATTGAACATGTCCAATGTTTTTCTTTTACCAAGATCGATAAAATGGAATATATGTTATATCGGTAAATCATTAAGTTTTTATCTATATCTCCGTAGCTTACTATTATTTCTGCAGTTCTTATCTATATCTCTATAGCTAATGGATAATAGAATGACTGGTCTCATTAGTTTGAGTACATTGTTACAGAATACAACTTTTCGCACCACCTACTTCACGTCAATTTGATGATGTTGGGAATGAGTTATTCCGTGAGGGATTTATTCTGATTATTCATTTGGATGACAATACTGTAGGATTTGGTGAGGTTTGTTCTCATTCTTCAATTGTCATATATATGATTCTTCACAAGAGCAGCTGTATTTTACTTCTCTTAACACAACTGTGCATCTTGCACTTGTTTCTTCATACGAGCTTAGTATTTTCAGTAGATATGTATTATCTTGAAGTTAGAagatgtaattaatttttttggttgatGGCCTGTATACACAGTAATATTCCGCCTACAGAATGGGGTAGACCAGTCTAAGAGTACTTTCCTATGGACCTAAGAAAACAATTTTTATCTTCTGGTTCTGTAGATACACTTAAATGATGGATTTTGTTGATGGCCTTCAATCTTCTAGCATGAGTTTAAGCTCTTAAGTTTTATACCCTTCAGTCATGGAATAATCCTATCATCATTCACAAGAAACAGGTTATTTACTGTAAAAGAGCTATCTTGCTTCATCatgacaaataattttttatggttTCTCAATGTTTAGCAACAAAAAACAATATTTTCAAAGGCTAAGCATAGCTGAAATGACAATGGTGATATGAGCAACTGTAGTCAAGCAAAGATAGGTTGAGATATTATCGTTCTTGTTGCATTTTTTCAAAGATACTCGATTCTAGTTTCTAAGAGTAAGTTATAAGAAGAATTTGATGGTTCAGGCATTATGCAACAGAGATCTCCTAGCACATTAGTAGCCTGTGTGATAAAATTCAGGTGTTAGGTCCCGAAGGGAAGTGAGGACCAGAAAACAGTTGAATAGCACAAGGAAAAGTGCATGCTGCCCCTTCTGTAGGTCATTGGAATTAACAAAGATTGTGCTTGATGCTGTATCTTACATATTGATTTCCAGAAGACATGCCTCGTATAGGTCAAACCACTACTTTTCAGTAGGCTAGCACCTTATATCTCTGCTCGATGTCAACTACCAAGCAGGTTGCACCAATTGAAAGTCATGAAGAGAATCTGTCAGATGTTGAAGAACAACTCAGATTTCTGCTCCACAGGATGAAAGGCTCTGAGATAGGTTCTCTTCTTCCTATGCTGAATGGATGTTTCTCTGACTGGATGTGGAGAAGTCTTGGAGTTCCTGTAGGTGAACTTACGTAGATTTGTTTTCACTAATAACCTGGAAACAGAATTCCTGTCTGTCTATTATCAGCTATCGGTGACttcgttttttttgttttcagccGTCCTCTATTTTTCCAAGTGTTAGGTGTGGCTTGGAGATGGCCATACTTAATGCTCTAGCAGCAAAGCAGGGGTCTAGTTTGTCAGATCTAATTAGTGGATGCATGAGCTCCTCAGGAGATAAGAAGTCACTCAGAGATAATACTCAAGATTCAGCGAGTATACAGATCTGTGCTCTTGTAGATTGTAATGGCACTCCAAATGAAGTGGCGTATGTTGTCTCACAGCTTGCTAACGAAGGTTTCACCACAGTAAAATTGAAGGTAATCAGATTCTTTGCTTTTATCTGGATTGAGATATTTTGATTCTCAGGATTCAATTGTCAGTTGTTTATCTTGTGATTTGAGCAttactttcttttccttttttcttagGAATTGTCAGTCTGATGTATTATTAGGTAAGCTAGATGATTTCTGTTTTTAAATTCTGAAACAACAagtttttgcatgatttttttgTAAAGGTTGCACGCAGAGAGAGCCCCACTGAAGATGCAGCCATCATccaaaaaataagagaaatggTTGGGTACAAGATAAACATCCGTGTTGATGCGAATAGGAAGTGGACATATGAAAAGGCAATCCAGTTTGGGTCTAGTGTGAAAAGCTTTGATCTGCAATACATTGAAGTATAGTGTAGATCTCCTCTCCTCATTGAGTTCAAACGTTCTGAATAacattaaatatgaatttatctttatctttcttctttctcttcatgAAATCTAGATTACAGAAGTCTGCTTTGGCAATTATTTAATAGCTTTTAGAGGGAGGACATAGACCAACGTTTTATCCTTTGTCACTCAGATATACCTCATAGTTTTGCCCCGTTCCATTCTTCCTGAAAATCTTACGTTGTTTACATGTTGCAGGAACCTGTATGTCATCAAGAGGATATTATCAAGTTTTGTGAAGAAAGCAACTTACCTGTGGCTTTAGATGAGACTATTGACAAACTTAAAGGAGACATCCTTAGTGAGCTCCAAAAATTTGTACATGCAGGAATAGTTGCTCTTGTGagtaaaacaaatattaaattcTTTAGGACTtgcattttttaaattatatatttgacaTGGTTTTCATGTTGGACCTTCAGGTAATAAAACCAAGCATTGTTGGGGGTTTTGAAAATGCACGACTTATGGCAAAATGGGCTCAGTTGCATGGGAAGATGGCTGTTGTTAGTTGTGCATTTGAAAGTAGTCTTAGTTTGTCGGCATATGTACAGTTTGCATATTATCTTGAGCTTCAAAATGCTGCAATCTGCAAACTGAAAAAGAGAGATTTAAGTAGAGCTATAGCACATGGACTAGGAACATATCGTTGGTTAAAGGAAGATATATCAGATAAAGGTTTGAAGATTTGTGTGTCCCCATATAGTGACAATGTGGAAGCTTTGGTAGAAGATGCACACAGTTTTGTTCAGAATTTCCAAATCAACAACAAGAGAATTCAAAGGGTTTACACTGAAGAACAACTGAAATCCTACGTTGTAAAAGTTAAGAGTGGtaatttttcttgtttattCAAGTTACAAGAGGCTGGTTCTTGTACAAATGTAAGCATTCTTCTtgcttttgaaatattttaatcaaGTTGTCGGCAACTTCAATCACATAGAACTTCAAGGAAacagaaaagtaaaaatatatatatatatatataaaaaagcaaTGTAAGACGAGGCCTATTTCTTTGGTTTTAATTTGTCTGCCAGCATCAGATGACAAAATGTTGACTTTATTTTCTACGAGTTGTCTTCTATGTTATTGAGTATCTTCTTATCGGAGATTTTGTTATCTCAACAAGATTGgattttctttattaattttttattttttgtagaaaaagGTGGTTATCTTCCTTCATGGGTTTCTGGGTACAAGTGATGAATGGACTCCCACAATGAAGGCTTTGTCTCATGCTGCACGAGGAATTTCTGTTGATCTTCCAGGCCATGGAGACTCACCAATGCAATGGCATAGTAATGAGGAATCCGAACAAAAATTGAAACTCTCAGTTGAAACTGTTGCAGATTTATTGCTGAAGTTGATATGTGATATTACTGATGAAGGGGTAATTCTTGTCGGATACTCAATGGGAGCAAGAATTGCATTACATATGGCATTGAGGTACAGTGAGAAGGTAATAAGATTCACATCATTttaacattctttttcttttttcttgtttgacTATGAGAGCTAAAGTAAGTTTACCAAATAGATCGAGGGAGCCGTTATAATATCAGGAAGCCCCGGACTGAGGGATGAAGCAAGTAGACGTGTTCGTAGAGCACAAGATAAATCAAGGGCTTGTTTGCTGTTAACTCATGGATTGCAATGTTTTCTTCACACATGGTATTCAGGAAATTTGTGGAGAAGGTGATGACTCAATGACTTAATGCTTGCTATGTATAGTTTTTTGTATTTGTTAATGACTTAAAGTGGTACTACCTGGCCTATTTAACATCAAACAAAATTGCTGTTCTTCTTAATGACTGCATATTATGATGTTTGAGCCATTCCTGTAACATGGATTCTTCACAGAAAGCATTTGATACTTGACTAACAATTAATCTTTACAGTCTGAGAGAACATCCACACTTTGACCGCATAATCAGAAGCCGCACAAGGCATAATGACATCAAAGCTCTCGCAAAGGCTTTCTATGACTCGAGCATTGGAGAGCAAAGGTAAGCTATCTTCCTGCACTCTTATTCTGTTGTTAGCCAATACGTTTACTTGGTATTTACGTACTCCTGCATCTAAGCATACCGTCTGTCATTCAGCCAAGccatttagggcttgtttggttcatctattttgggtatggaatgggaatcggtttgatcaaatccggttaattttgtttggttcgcatgaattggtttgggattcctattccggactggaatgggaatggcccattagccttcaacttgattccggtcttctagcccggattgagatttcattccggaagcccactaagttctcaaAGCCCATGTGACTATCttaccctccttctcttcacccctttctcatcaaaaaaaaaaaaacctatcctctctcaaaaccctatccctaacccacatcaataaaagtttttaaaaataaatttgatattttttttggaaaacttattagagaatagtattatatttttcataaattttaaataatataaatttatatttgagagtgaAATTAGTATTAtggtatcctataatttttttagtttatacgaaccaaacaatgaaatgtgaataactcattctaatttccaatccacaaataaaccaaacgtcttgggggagtgggccattccattatccattccaattccacccttgaaccaaacaagcccttattgTTTCTTAAATAGAGAGGAAGTGTCTTGAGTTCTATCTACTTTTTGAATTCAGAATCATCCTCTTAGATTATGCTTCATTTGACCATTTACTTCTAGCATGATGTACCGTGCCAGTCTCTGTAGGAGGCTAGTCCCTTTATGATGCCAATAATCGTGTGTTCTATTGCAAATATTCAGATTCATATAGGAGTTATTGCTTGTTATTAATGTGTTTAGTTTGTTATGTTTATGGTTAGTGCAGAATTTGAGATCCTAAGATGAGATTTTTGGAACTGATTCCTTTAAGAGAATGTGTTATCATACCAAGTTGAAAAGTGTGTCAGTCTAACAATTTACAAAGTGTATGCCTCTGCTATATTTCTTTTACCCTTGTTTAAATGCTTGCCAGAAGTAGTACAATAGAGTTGACCCAAGAATCGTGCTCTGTTTGATAGGTCTCTGTGGGGAGACTTGAAACATTGCAAGAGGCCTCTTCTCTTTATTGTCGGGGAAAAGGACACGAAATTCAAAGAGATCTCTCTGCAGATGTGCCGGGAAATTACGAGCGTTTCCGGTGGCTCAGATTACAGCCAAAAAGAGGAGCAATGTGAAAGGCTCGTAATCCCTGACTGTGGTCATGCTGTGCATCTGGAGAATCCTCTTCCAGTAATTAATGCAGTGGGGAAGTTCATAACAAAATTGGCACGTATATGAGATCCTCCTTACGTTGTTTAACATGTGGATCTTTTTCTAccatttgttttcctttttttccattCATAGTGAGGTCTATTAAGGGGCTTTTCTTAAATTATGTGTGATCTATCTTCATGAAAAAGAGCATTTTCGGGCAACAACCCTATCCTTCCCTTGTCCGAAAAAATATTCGGAACACTCTGGAATTGAGTGAATTGTTCACTGTGTTCCTATTATTTTCCCCCTTAGATCCTTTCTTTCAACCAGCCGGTCACTTCAATTTTGCTTTCTGCCGTGCACGTTTGATCAGTTCAAAGCTCCAAAGCCCGCGCCTATTTAAAACCTTCGTGGCTAAGGAAGAAGCAAagcaacagagagagagagaggttaagAGGAAAAGTAGAGATGGGTCGGTGCCCGTACGCGGCTTTCTCCAAGGATCATTGGAGGCCCTTGTGCTTGATTCCTGGAATGGGAGGGGGGAGGAATGCGGCGGCCTTACGATTGAAGTTATTTTTAAGGTGCGCTACTGTCTTGTTTGTTTGGTTCTGTTGCCTTCTGTTTTCACCTCTTAAAATTATCTTAGCAGCAGATGTAGAAGAATTACATGCATTATCATCCAACGCAAACGTGCAGCATTGCATTCTCAGAATGAAAGCCCCCAAACTTAGATATGCCGACTATGATGGGCATGTCATGCTATAACAACAAGTGCTACTACAACGTTCTGAGTGGGTTGTTTATTCAGATGTAGACCTGTGACTCGGCGGCACCGCTACAAAAAAAGCAGGTCAAGTTTATGGTGAGAAGACACTAGTGTAAAGAAGCTGGGTTGTTGCTGCTGCACAAAATGCACTTCAATGCTAGCGTGACAGCCACGCACTATGAGGTGAATTGTCTGCGTTTCGTTTTCTCCTATAATTATGCCTGTAATCCGCGATGCACCCACCCCCGAAAGGGACCTTTCTGATTTGGATTTTGGAACCCTCGACTCTGCCAGGACGCAAAACCACCGCAACATCAACACTCGGTTCACCACATTAAAAAGTTGTGCCATAAAACGTCCCCGTTGGAAAATTGACATGGGGACTACTAGCATTGTTAGGAGATTAACATGATTCTCCCATCACGTGGTGTCCACCTCCATTAGTTAATtcatgaattattaaaaattcaaataaaataattcgtatgtgaatttttttcaaaccaaattatttaagaattattaaaaatcaaaataaaaaaatttatattttttatatttaagtatggactattttaatctcttttttgtttgattgtctATATATCGTGGTGTATAATATAGTtcgctattaattttttatttaatctattttattttgaagctctctatttcaaaattaataatagcTTGGGTTGATGTGCTGCTTTCTCTGTTTTATcaaagatat
This genomic window contains:
- the LOC109706702 gene encoding protein PHYLLO, chloroplastic isoform X1 — protein: MLRAELLPRFKPSPLSPRAPKTLLLSRRFVRKIPPNPSSSIPLPLKNRLYNRLQFRSNPNFQVNSQSSCCGGLEIDADEILDVGDRDLPVDLFLTRTLPPALTLKAGYEKIKNAIEELKTNPPSASSGVLRYQVLVPPSTKASNWLYHQCRNLSGYPQFYICTSRTHDLSLELAPRNKLLEVSGFGTAVCLHGSSHIQKGYSLLARYLSSDCHLVRAYGFVDLNFNKELSSMVEKSGSFYLFIPQIELNEFDGCSLLASTLAWDDSMLSYTFERAVYIFESYFHKMIDYIAPVNIYEKELWMSCSSGQSNAVKIKNAQMVYLNALVLARAAVGANCMQKQGNLPISDQSYFRCSQSFSLTNDMHFRSHGTHLPIKECSNINLAWASLIVEECVRLGLTYFCIAPGSRSSPLALSACAHSLTSCVSCYDERSLGFHAVGYARGANKPAVVITSSGTAVSNLLPSVVEASQDFVPLMLLTADRPPELHDAGANQSIDQVNHFGKFVRYFFNLPPPTDQISAKMVLTTVDSAAYAATQVPHGPVHINCSFREPLEDSYREWTRECLRGLDMWLTSMEPYTRYRRMQGLYASNNYANSMTGVLEVIMRANKGLLLVGSIHSEDDMWAAVQLAKHLSWPIVTDILSGLRLRISFTSFPELKDDFLFIDHMDHALLADSVKSWALPDVVIQIGSRITSKRIGQFLDHCPPASYVLVDNHPYRHDPSHIVTHRIQSTITEFADALCNVHLPKKARGWSNLLKALNSVVAQEIAFKIDSECMLTEPYVAHVISEVLDSDTAIFIGNSMVIRDLDMYGRGWRKSEKTKTHVMSYQDPCFHGIQVAGNRGASGIDGLLSTAIGFAVGCNKQVFCMIGDVSFLHDTNGLAILNQRVRRKPIIVIVINNHGGAIFSLLPISNTTHSDVLDKFFYTAHDVSIQKLCAAHSVKHLLVQTKADLQIALWKSQQEQTDCVIEVQSCIADNANFHRIIRMSACQAATQALGFLLDFPDIEHVQCFSFTKIDKMEYMLYRIQLFAPPTSRQFDDVGNELFREGFILIIHLDDNTVGFGEVAPIESHEENLSDVEEQLRFLLHRMKGSEIGSLLPMLNGCFSDWMWRSLGVPPSSIFPSVRCGLEMAILNALAAKQGSSLSDLISGCMSSSGDKKSLRDNTQDSASIQICALVDCNGTPNEVAYVVSQLANEGFTTVKLKVARRESPTEDAAIIQKIREMVGYKINIRVDANRKWTYEKAIQFGSSVKSFDLQYIEEPVCHQEDIIKFCEESNLPVALDETIDKLKGDILSELQKFVHAGIVALVIKPSIVGGFENARLMAKWAQLHGKMAVVSCAFESSLSLSAYVQFAYYLELQNAAICKLKKRDLSRAIAHGLGTYRWLKEDISDKGLKICVSPYSDNVEALVEDAHSFVQNFQINNKRIQRVYTEEQLKSYVVKVKSGNFSCLFKLQEAGSCTNKKVVIFLHGFLGTSDEWTPTMKALSHAARGISVDLPGHGDSPMQWHSNEESEQKLKLSVETVADLLLKLICDITDEGVILVGYSMGARIALHMALRYSEKIEGAVIISGSPGLRDEASRRVRRAQDKSRACLLLTHGLQCFLHTWYSGNLWRSLREHPHFDRIIRSRTRHNDIKALAKAFYDSSIGEQRSLWGDLKHCKRPLLFIVGEKDTKFKEISLQMCREITSVSGGSDYSQKEEQCERLVIPDCGHAVHLENPLPVINAVGKFITKLARI
- the LOC109706702 gene encoding protein PHYLLO, chloroplastic isoform X2, which produces MLRAELLPRFKPSPLSPRAPKTLLLSRRFVRKIPPNPSSSIPLPLKNRLYNRLQFRSNPNFQVNSQSSCCGGLEIDADEILDVGDRDLPVDLFLTRTLPPALTLKAGYEKIKNAIEELKTNPPSASSGVLRYQVLVPPSTKASNWLYHQCRNLSGYPQFYICTSRTHDLSLELAPRNKLLEVSGFGTAVCLHGSSHIQKGYSLLARYLSSDCHLVRAYGFVDLNFNKELSSMVEKSGSFYLFIPQIELNEFDGCSLLASTLAWDDSMLSYTFERAVYIFESYFHKMIDYIAPVNIYEKELWMSCSSGQSNAVKIKNAQMVYLNALVLARAAVGANCMQKQGNLPISDQSYFRCSQSFSLTNDMHFRSHGTHLPIKECSNINLAWASLIVEECVRLGLTYFCIAPGSRSSPLALSACAHSLTSCVSCYDERSLGFHAVGYARGANKPAVVITSSGTAVSNLLPSVVEASQDFVPLMLLTADRPPELHDAGANQSIDQVNHFGKFVRYFFNLPPPTDQISAKMVLTTVDSAAYAATQVPHGPVHINCSFREPLEDSYREWTRECLRGLDMWLTSMEPYTRYRRMQGLYASNNYANSMTGVLEVIMRANKGLLLVGSIHSEDDMWAAVQLAKHLSWPIVTDILSGLRLRISFTSFPELKDDFLFIDHMDHALLADSVKSWALPDVVIQIGSRITSKRIGQFLDHCPPASYVLVDNHPYRHDPSHIVTHRIQSTITEFADALCNVHLPKKARGWSNLLKALNSVVAQEIAFKIDSECMLTEPYVAHVISEVLDSDTAIFIGNSMVIRDLDMYGRGWRKSEKTKTHVMSYQDPCFHGIQVAGNRGASGIDGLLSTAIGFAVGCNKQVFCMIGDVSFLHDTNGLAILNQRVRRKPIIVIVINNHGGAIFSLLPISNTTHSDVLDKFFYTAHDVSIQKLCAAHSVKHLLVQTKADLQIALWKSQQEQTDCVIEVQSCIADNANFHRIIRMSACQAATQALGFLLDFPDIEHVQCFSFTKIDKMEYMLYRIQLFAPPTSRQFDDVGNELFREGFILIIHLDDNTVGFGEVAPIESHEENLSDVEEQLRFLLHRMKGSEIGSLLPMLNGCFSDWMWRSLGVPPSSIFPSVRCGLEMAILNALAAKQGSSLSDLISGCMSSSGDKKSLRDNTQDSASIQICALVDCNGTPNEVAYVVSQLANEGFTTVKLKVARRESPTEDAAIIQKIREMVGYKINIRVDANRKWTYEKAIQFGSSVKSFDLQYIEEPVCHQEDIIKFCEESNLPVALDETIDKLKGDILSELQKFVHAGIVALVIKPSIVGGFENARLMAKWAQLHGKMAVVSCAFESSLSLSAYVQFAYYLELQNAAICKLKKRDLSRAIAHGLGTYRWLKEDISDKGLKICVSPYSDNVEALVEDAHSFVQNFQINNKRIQRVYTEEQLKSYVVKVKSGNFSCLFKLQEAGSCTNVVIFLHGFLGTSDEWTPTMKALSHAARGISVDLPGHGDSPMQWHSNEESEQKLKLSVETVADLLLKLICDITDEGVILVGYSMGARIALHMALRYSEKIEGAVIISGSPGLRDEASRRVRRAQDKSRACLLLTHGLQCFLHTWYSGNLWRSLREHPHFDRIIRSRTRHNDIKALAKAFYDSSIGEQRSLWGDLKHCKRPLLFIVGEKDTKFKEISLQMCREITSVSGGSDYSQKEEQCERLVIPDCGHAVHLENPLPVINAVGKFITKLARI